One genomic segment of Trichoplusia ni isolate ovarian cell line Hi5 chromosome 5, tn1, whole genome shotgun sequence includes these proteins:
- the LOC113494563 gene encoding uncharacterized protein LOC113494563, protein MSYQKYLVAVFALFPLTDAVKVNMQGSLSFGKEVMDTLTRYIGTNYALPVSGRRSMSYSKETDVLYIIIKSTYLCRDLQFCDGILEKFLNDYVMYLTKSIESIFEEILSQREVNDEESQVVKQLIFEEELKKCLREIRKLLRTINLKSTQESGPYLWIEVIKKISLMFQTAAIMFAVDRLEGTETDIDVVTKKLTQKFVIATVTVESKYEVKLCSEYEICSKSYECTKSLNILLSSFKDMEDEKVKNFIRYVSEAFLDTKFYNQLSEVTANEMQIILNDMAYSDNVPAKEVLLTIQKTIEERLNSITTKTYTANGRDVELVHVILSDMDHLYSKRKVDPFHSFLSNFFEWSRSGAKLGTHVRTLLTDIEDQLNELSDDLFLKLVNEVKTFLEITVDPEK, encoded by the exons atgagtTATCAAAAGTATTTGGTTGCTGTTTTTG ctcTATTTCCGCTCACTGACGCGGTCAAAGTCAACATGCAAGGATCGTTAAGTTTCGGAAAAGAAGTTATGGATACTTTAACGCGCTATATAGGAACGAACTACGCTTTACCAGTATCAGGTCGACGGTCAATGTCATATTCGAAAGAAACAGATGTTCTTtatataataatcaaatcaaCATACTTATGTAGGGATCTACAATTCTGCGACGGTATAttagaaaaattcttaaatgATTACGTTATGTATCTGACAAAGTCCATAGAATCTATTTTCGAAGAAATACTCAGTCAGCGCGAAGTTAACGACGAGGAATCTCAAGTAGTCAAGCAATTGATATTTGAAGAAGAATTGAAGAAGTGTCTGCGTGAAATAAGGAAACTGCTCAGAACTATAAATCTGAAAAGCACGCAAGAAAGCGGACCTTACTTGTGGATAGAAGTCATAAAGAAGATAAGTCTCATGTTCCAAACGGCGGCCATCATGTTTGCTGTGGACAGGTTAGAAGGTACAGAGACCGACATCGATGTGGTTACGAAGAAATTGACACAGAAATTCGTCATTGCAACAGTAACAGTTGAAAGCAAGTACGAAGTCAAACTCTGCTCGGAATACGAAATCTGCTCCAAGTCATACGAATGTACGAAATCTTTAAACATCTTGCTTTCGTCGTTTAAGGACATGGAAGATGAGAAGGTAAAGAACTTCATTCGTTATGTGTCTGAAGCGTTTTTGGACACTAAGTTTTACAACCAACTAAGCGAAGTTACTGcgaatgaaatgcaaattaTACTCAACGATATGGCTTATTCGGACAACGTTCCGGCAAAAGAAGTTTTGCTGACGATTCAGAAGACTATAGAAGAGAGACTAAACTCTATAACAACCAAGACCTACACAGCAAACGGAAGAGACGTGGAGCTAGTCCACGTAATTCTTTCTGACATGGATCATTTGTACAGCAAGAGAAAAGTTGATCCCTTTCATTCTTTCTTAAGCAATTTCTTTGAATGGTCCCGATCTGGTGCCAAGTTAGGGACCCACGTACGTACATTATTAACGGATATAGAAGATCAACTCAATGAACTATCTGatgatctatttttaaaacttgtgaATGAAGTGAAAACGTTTTTGGAAATCACCGTCGATCCGGAAAAGTAA
- the LOC113494564 gene encoding 60S ribosomal protein L7a, whose translation MVQKKPKKKVGKKVAAAPLVVKKVEPKKIVNPLFEKRTKNFAIGQDIQPTRDLSRFVRWPKYIRIQRQKAVLQRRLKVPPPINQFTQTLDKTTAKGLFKILEKYRPETEAVRKERLKKAAEAKVAKKDEPPPKRPNTIRAGTNTVTKLVEKKKAQLVVIAHDVDPIELVLFLPALCRKMGVPYCIVKGKSRLGALVHRKTCTCVAITHVESGDRAAFSKVTEAIKTNFNERYEELRKHWGGGVLGNKSNARIAKLEKAKARELAQKQG comes from the exons ATGGTGCAGAAGAAG ccTAAGAAGAAGGTAGGCAAGAAGGTAGCGGCCGCACCTTTGGTCGTGAAGAAAGTTGAACCTAAAAAGATTGTGAACCCACTCTTCGAGAAGAGGACCAAGAACTTTGCTATTG GCCAGGACATCCAACCCACTAGGGATCTGTCCCGCTTCGTGAGATGGCCCAAGTACATCCGCATCCAGCGCCAGAAGGCAGTGCTCCAGCGCCGTCTCAAGGTGCCGCCACCAATCAACCAGTTCACCCAGACACTTGACAAGACCACAG CCAAAGGTCTGTTCAAGATCTTGGAGAAATACAGGCCAGAGACTGAGGCAGTCAGGAAAGAGCGCCTAAAAAAGGCTGCTGAAGCTAAG GTTGCCAAGAAAGACGAGCCTCCACCAAAGAGGCCCAACACCATCCGTGCTGGCACCAACACTGTGACCAAGCTCGTTGAGAAGAAGAAGGCACAGCTTGTCGTCATCGCCCATGATGTCGACCCCATTGAG CTGGTTCTCTTCCTGCCCGCCCTCTGCCGTAAGATGGGTGTGCCTTACTGTATTGTCAAGGGCAAGTCCCGTTTGGGAGCCCTTGTGCACCGCAAGACCTGCACCTGCGTTGCAATCACACAT GTGGAGTCTGGCGACCGCGCTGCCTTCTCGAAGGTGACGGAAGCCATCAAGACCAACTTCAACGAGCGCTACGAAGAGCTCCGCAAACACTGGGGAGGTGGTGTCCTCGGCAACAAGTCCAACGCGCGCATCGCTAAGCTCGAGAAGGCGAAGGCTCGTGAGCTCGCGCAGAAACAAGGCTAA